CCAACCGTCTGCGGGCCGGAGGGTTGGGACACATCGAATAGCTCGACCTTTGCTGAGCCTGCCGCCTTGACCACGTCGCCGTCCGTATCGATGGGCCGAACATACACGACGACGCCGTCATCCACGCCGTCGCGATCCTTGTCGTATCCCCCACTCAGTCGCTCAATTTCGATCTTGCCGACGTGGACAAGCCGATCCAGCCGGCGCGGCCCTTCCAGACCGCGAAGCTCCTGAATCGTGCGGGCCGCGGAAGAAAGTTCCTCGTCGCGATCGACCAGTTGCCGTGCTTGTTTCTGAACCTTGTCTTCGAGTTCCTGGATACGGGTCAGGCGGGGATCGGCCGGCTCGGTCTTGCAGCCCGCGAGGATCGCGCAAACGGCCACGACCGCGCCCCCGCGCCCACCCCAACGGAACCGGCTGGTGGGTAGGGTCATTCGTCTTCGTCCGGGCCGGTTCGCCGCGTTATTTCAGGCTGTCGCTCCAGAACGCGATCGACCAGGCCGTATTCCATGGCCTCGGTCGGGTCCATCCACAAATTGCGATCACAGTCCTTTTGAATCTTGGCCATGTCCGTGTGCGAGTGCTTAGCGATGATGCCGTAAAGAATCTCGCGAAGACGAAGGATTTCCTGCGCCTCAATGGACAAATCCGTCGCGGCGCCCTGCAGGACACCGCCGATCAGCGGCTGGTGCAGGAGGACGCGCGAGTGCGCCAGGGCGAACCGCTTGCCCTTGGCTCCCCCGCAGAGGAGGATCGCGCCCATGCTCGCCGAGACGCCCACACAATACGTCGCCACGTCGCAGCGAAGGAACTGCATCGTGTCATAGACCGCCAGACCGGCCGAGACGCTTCCACCGGGCGAGTTGATGTAAAAGTGAATGTCCGCATGCGGGTCCTCGTTCGAGAGGAACAGCATCTGGGCGATCAGCACATTGGCCACGTCGTCGTCGATGCCCCCGGCTAGAAAGACGATCCGGTCCTTCAGCAGGCGCGAATAGATGTCGTACGAGCGCTCGCCCCGGCCGGTCCGTTCGATGACAAACGGGATCAACGTTCCATTGTTCTGTACCATCGGGCTCTCCTTGGCCTCATTCTCTCGAGTGGCACGGTCAGGCAGCAGCCTGGCCGTGCAACGCGCAGGACCCATTCCCTATTTCTTCTTATTCTTTTCCGTCTGACTATCCAGGATCTCGTCCACCAGCCCCCACTTCACGGCCTCCTGCGGGTCGATGAAGCGATCGCGCTCGGTTTCTTCCTGAATCTTCTCCATGGGCATGCCGGTGTGAAACG
Above is a window of Phycisphaerae bacterium DNA encoding:
- a CDS encoding ATP-dependent Clp protease proteolytic subunit; the protein is MVQNNGTLIPFVIERTGRGERSYDIYSRLLKDRIVFLAGGIDDDVANVLIAQMLFLSNEDPHADIHFYINSPGGSVSAGLAVYDTMQFLRCDVATYCVGVSASMGAILLCGGAKGKRFALAHSRVLLHQPLIGGVLQGAATDLSIEAQEILRLREILYGIIAKHSHTDMAKIQKDCDRNLWMDPTEAMEYGLVDRVLERQPEITRRTGPDEDE